The following DNA comes from Fusarium fujikuroi IMI 58289 draft genome, chromosome FFUJ_chr03.
CTCTATCGTTGCTATTCATTCACTCGTTAGCCCTCATATCTTCTCATATTCTGTCTTGCGACCAACCTTCTCGCTCCGCACGGATCTCATCTGTTTCAAGTTTTACCCAAGTCCAGTAAGCCAATTGGTACGTAAAGACAGCAATGAGAAGTGTCTTTGCGATAGGTCGGGTGAACGTGCGATAGAACTGAGACTGCCAGATTGTCAACGTAAGTCTTACGAATACTTTTGCAAACATACCACTGGGCTTGGTGGCTTGTTCACATATGTTCTTCTAGAAACTCCTATAATTTTTGGGCTTCTAGACGAAACCATAGGCCGTAGCCTCGTTAAAGTTGTTGAAATCATTGTGTTGATAATTCGTTGAAGAGTTCACAGACGCAAAGCAGCATAATATCGATAAAGCTTCAAGCTGCACCAGCCACATGTGGCAGTGAAGTGGGGGCGGGGCCGATGGGGGGGAGAGACGGTCTTCActctaggtaggtacttaggCTCCCCTGTCGCCTTCCCTTGTCTGTCTTTAAGGGGAAAGGAACACATGTCCCCAAAATTGTTAGTAGCCCATTTAAACTTCCATTCCCTCACGGGCCCTTGAAATCTGTCCCTTAATACGATCTTAGTACTTTAACGCGACGAAGACCATTGACAATATTTGAAACCGTTCAACACTCAATTTTTCTCTACATTTCTTTCCAGACTTTTTATCCAGACTCTCAAGTCAGACACAATGGTACGCCACAGCCAGGACCCTCCAACAGAATCCAGTGTCGATCTCATGATGGAGCTAACATGATACTTCCTTGTAGGCGCAAACTCCCCAGCAGCGACGACGCAACGAAGCCTTTGCCAAGGGCAATGAAGCCAAGATGGGCAAGTCGGAGGGTCAGATTAAGAAGCGTGTCGAGAAGGTTCAGAAGTCTCCCATCTCCCTCTTCTGGCTCTGTACGTATACACGAACCCCGATGGTTACAGGAGCTGCATTTTGCTAACACTTTGCCACTACAGCTATCCTTGGGTTCGTAATCTTTGGTGGCCTCGTCTTCGAGGGTATCTCCCGATTCTTCGGTTAAGCTTCCATCAATTGAAGTTTTCTATACTACAACAACATAAacacaaacaacaaacaacaatACCCCGACCAGACCTCGCTCTCAGCGATGGTACTACAACTTTTTCTTGGCATCTGGGAGAGTAAGGGTCTATGAATCATTTAAAAGCTATGGACAAGCACGGGACACCAGTCCACCGTCCAGAGGAGCTGAAGGGGGGAAAGGACACATATAATTGTATTTCGCCATGGGAGAACCTGTATTGAATTCGCAGGAACTTTGACTTCAGGAGAACAGGCGCAATCTGGAATCAACATACATTGACTTCTTCTCGAAGAACAGAACAAGAGGGTttatttctttgctttttgtcTACCTGACGCCATGCCGCGAACCGTGAATTTAAATAACAACCCTTTCTTTGTATGAGGAAAGCTTCTGCCAAGCCGGCAGCTTCAAATGCGAATACCAGCACGAAACATATACTGTGCGTCAAACAACTATGCACCAAGACCACGACGCTTGCTGCCACCAtcgttcttcatcttcataccAGCCTCGAACTGCTTCTGGATGTCGGCCTCAGCCTTGGTAGAGTCGGATGCGCCCTTGGTGTTATGGGAGGCGGCGACGCTAGCACCAGCCTTCTTTCCACCCAAAAGTCGGAGGAACTTGGCCTGTCGAGCAGAGCCTccctcaagatcatcgaCTTGCCATTGTTCAGCCTGAGCTGCAGACTCGggctccttttccttcttgtcct
Coding sequences within:
- a CDS encoding related to secretory pathway protein YSY6, with protein sequence MAQTPQQRRRNEAFAKGNEAKMGKSEGQIKKRVEKVQKSPISLFWLSILGFVIFGGLVFEGISRFFG